A window of Sebastes umbrosus isolate fSebUmb1 chromosome 3, fSebUmb1.pri, whole genome shotgun sequence contains these coding sequences:
- the utp6 gene encoding U3 small nucleolar RNA-associated protein 6 homolog — protein sequence MAEVVQHRIEERIPELEQLERVGLFTKKEVKSIIKRATALEYKLHRLIVNKEDFIAYIQYEINVLELIKKRRAHIHYQFKREEIEYPVIHRINSVFRRATNKWKDDVQLWLSHVAFCKKWATKGQISKVFSALLAIHPDKPALWIMAAKSELEDRNSSESARHLFLRALRFHPNNKKVFQEYFRMELLHCEKLRKQKEELEKAEMDLGEYEFSPEILSGKLAEVVYRDATGKIKEATFVVSLLNIAAIFDFTKDLQDFILQDLQANYTEDSLTWDFMAKRELEAPGAGEELQTAKGRASDINRREERCCQVYEEGVKSLNTEPMWTCYAAFCLERLKRKTNVQELKEKRQERLLGVLQRAHDFSLLKEDYYKNWLQVLLSSGDAEGAASVAMAATQRYSQSVSVWSLSLRTLMQLGSGDMGRLFQEALTHISPKESLPLWQLQVQWSVANQSPEETEAVFKRGLLSAVAAVAMEMKESYLDWSYSTGGYKKARKTFTSLQENRPLSKAFFTKMIEIEKEQETPKMNSLRDYYERALQEFGTSDDDLWLRYIQEELGSLGQPENCGKIHWRAMKFLEGETVERFTSKYTLIQTGHL from the exons ATGGCGGAGGTCGTTCAGCACCGGATCGAGGAGAGGATCCCTGAGTTAGAGCAGCTGGAGAGGGTTGGACTGTTCACCAAGAAAGAAGTCAA ATCCATAATCAAGAGAGCAACAGCCCTGGAATACAAGCTCCACAGGTTGATCGTAAACAAAGAGGACTTCATTGCATACATTCAG TATGAAATCAACGTTTTAGAGCTGATCAAGAAGAGAAGAGCG CACATCCATTACCAGTTCAAAAGAGAGGAGATTGAGTACCCCGTCATCCATAGAATAAACAGTGTCTTCAGAAGAGCAACAAATAAGTGGAAG GATGATGTGCAGCTGTGGCTCTCACATGTTGCTTTCTGTAAGAAATGG GCCACCAAAGGCCAAATCAGCAAGGTGTTCTCAGCCTTGCTCGCTATACACCCCGACAAACCAG CCCTGTGGATCATGGCAGCCAAGAGTGAGCTGGAGGATAGAAATTCCTCTGAAAGTGCCAGACACCTGTTTCTGAGGGCTCTGCGCTTCCATCCCAACAACAAGAAAGTCTTCCAGGAG TACTTCCGTATGGAGCTGCTGCATTGTGAGAAACTGAGGAAGCAGAAGGAAGAACTGGAGAAAGCCGAGATGGACCTG GGTGAATATGAGTTTTCTCCAGAGATCCTGAGTGGCAAACTGGCTGAGGTTGTGTACAGAGATGCTACAGGGAAAATCAAAG AAGCAACGTTTGTCGTCTCCCTTCTGAATATAGCGGCTATCTTTGACTTCACCAAAGACCTCCAGGACTTCATCCTGCAAGA CTTACAGGCTAACTACACAGAGGACAGCTTGACGTGGGATTTCATGGCTAAGAGGGAGCTGGAGGCTCCGGGGGCCGGGGAGGAGCTGCAGACCGCCAAAGGCCGGGCCTCGGATATCAACCGCAGAGAGGAGCGCTGCTGCCAGGTCTACGAGGAGGGGGTCAAGAGCCTCAACACCG AGCCCATGTGGACTTGCTATGCGGCCTTCTGCTTGGAGAGGCTGAAGAGAAAGACAAACGTCCAAGAGTTAAAGGAAAAG AGGCAGGAGAGGCTGCTTGGAGTGTTGCAGCGCGCCCACGACTTCTCACTGCTGAAGGAGGATTATTATAAGAACTGG tTGCAGGTGCTGCTCTCATCCGGAGACGCCGAGGGAGCGGCCAGCGTTGCCATGGCAGCCACGCAGCGCTACAGCCAATCAGTGTCAGTGTGGAGCCTGAGTCTGCGGACGCTAATGCAGCTGGGGAGTGGAGACATGGGCCGGCTATTCCAGGAGGCTCTCACACACATCAGTCCTAAG GAGAGTCTACCACTCTGGCAGCTGCAGGTCCAGTGGAGCGTGGCCAACCAGAGTCCTGAGGAGACGGAAGCTGTCTTCAAG AGAGGTCTGCTGTCTGCAGTAGCggctgttgccatggagatgaaAGAGAGCTACCTTGATTGGTCGTACTCCACCGGAGGCTACAAGAAGGCTAGGAAGACCTTCACAAG TTTACAGGAAAACCGTCCCTTGTCCAAGGCCTTTTTCACCAAAATGATTGAGATCGAGAAGGAACAA GAGACTCCAAAGATGAACAGCCTGAGAGACTACTATGAGAGGGCCCTGCAGGAGTTTGGTACCTCAGATGACG ATCTGTGGCTGCGGTACATCCAGGAGGAGCTGGGATCCCTCGGACAGCCAGAGAACTGCGGCAAGATCCACTGGAGAGCCATGAAGTTCCTGGAAGGGGAGACCGTGGAGAGGTTCACGTCCAAGTATACTCTGATTCAGACCGGACACTTATGA